CATTAAAAATTTAATATCATCCTCAAGCATAGGTTTTTTAGCCTCTAACTCTTTAAGTTCCTCTTTTGCTAATTCTCCAAGTTCTGGATCATCAAGCATCATTTTATTTTCTTCAATATCTTCTATCGTTTTGATATACTCTTTTGCTTTACTTACAATAGGTTCAATACTAGATTGTTCTTTTGAAAGATCAGTCATCCTTTTGATGTCAGAAGTGATATCAGGAGAGATCAATAAATTATTGATTTCCTCATATCTGTCTATAAATGGTCTTAGTTTATCTTGTAGCATATTTGTTTGTATTTATGTAATGTTATATAGACTCTAAATAAAATATTTGAATTATATAGCGTTAACTTGTACTTGTAATCTTGATACTTTTCTAGCAGCAGTACCTTTTTTTAGGATACCTTTAGAAACACAATGGTGAATGTATTTATTTGCCGCTTTCATAGCTTCAACTGCTTTATCTTTATCCGCAGCTTCAATTGCAGCTACTACATTTTTAGTAACATTTTTGATTCTTGTTTTATAGAATCTGTTTCTTTCAGTTCTAATTTTTGTTTGTCTTGCTCTTTTCTCAGCAGATTTATGATTTGCCATTATTATTTAACCTCTTTATAAAAATTTTAAGGATAGAATAGTACCTAAATAACTTTAAAGTTAGTTTAAATTTAGGAAGATTTAATGAAACTATTTGGAACAGACGGAGTTAGAGGATTAGCTGGTGAGTTTCTTGATGCAATCACTGTATTAAAGCTTGCAAAGGCTGCTGGAATCTATTTTAGAAAGCACTCTACAACAAAAAGAATCTTAGTTGGTAAGGATACTAGAAGAAGTGGATATATGATTGAAAATGCACTTGTAAGTGGTCTTACATCTGTAGGTTATGATGTAATTCAAATTGGACCTATGCCAACACCTGCAATTGCATATTTAACAGAGAGTATGAGATGTGATGCTGGTATTATGATCTCTGCTTCACATAATCCATTTGAAGATAATGGAATTAAATTCTTTGATAATCATGGAAATAAACTTGGAACAAAGTGTGAAGAGAATATTGAAAAAATATTTTTTAATGATGACCTTTTAAAAGAAGGGACAGTAACTGGGAAAAAAATAGGTTCTTCAAAGAGAATTGATGATGTTATAGGACGATATATCGTTTCTATTAAAAGTTCTTTTCCTAATGATTTATCACTACGTGGTATGAGAATTGTATTAGATTGTGCGAATGGTGCTGCTTATAAAGTTGCTCCTACAATTTTAGATGAATTAGGTGCAGATGTAATTACATTAAATGATAAACCAAATGGATATAACATAAATGATGGTTGTGGAGCTTTACATCCTGCAACAGTAGGAAAAGTTGTGAAAGAGTATAGAGCTGATATTGGTATTGCTCTGGATGGAGATGCAGATAGACTAGTTGTTATAGATGAGGAAGGGGAAGTAGTAGATGGGGATAAACTTCTTGGAGCTCTTTGCCTTTTCCTAAAAGAAGAGAAAACTTTAAAAGGTGATGCTTGTGTAGCAACAGTTATGTCAAACAAAGCTTTAGAAGACTTTTTAAATTCTCATGATTTAAAACTATTACGATCTAATGTTGGAGATAAAAATGTTTTAGAGCAAATGAAAGAGAATAAAGTTAATTTTGGTGGAGAACAAAGTGGACATATAATTTTCT
This sequence is a window from Halarcobacter bivalviorum. Protein-coding genes within it:
- the rpsT gene encoding 30S ribosomal protein S20, coding for MANHKSAEKRARQTKIRTERNRFYKTRIKNVTKNVVAAIEAADKDKAVEAMKAANKYIHHCVSKGILKKGTAARKVSRLQVQVNAI
- the glmM gene encoding phosphoglucosamine mutase, with the protein product MKLFGTDGVRGLAGEFLDAITVLKLAKAAGIYFRKHSTTKRILVGKDTRRSGYMIENALVSGLTSVGYDVIQIGPMPTPAIAYLTESMRCDAGIMISASHNPFEDNGIKFFDNHGNKLGTKCEENIEKIFFNDDLLKEGTVTGKKIGSSKRIDDVIGRYIVSIKSSFPNDLSLRGMRIVLDCANGAAYKVAPTILDELGADVITLNDKPNGYNINDGCGALHPATVGKVVKEYRADIGIALDGDADRLVVIDEEGEVVDGDKLLGALCLFLKEEKTLKGDACVATVMSNKALEDFLNSHDLKLLRSNVGDKNVLEQMKENKVNFGGEQSGHIIFSDVAKTGDGLASALQVLALILRKKQKASIALNPFELYPQLLVNLKVNEKKPLEEIAGLEEILEPIRKKGIRDLIRYSGTENKIRLLLEGKDKKEVEDSMKVLKEFIEKVL